The DNA sequence GAATTTGAAGTAGTTGTCAAACGGTATCATAATACCGCATGTGCCATAAAATACAGACGAGAAAAAGAAAATCGGTTAGCGCTGAATCGGCGCAAACGAAAAAAGAAGTTGGTATTGATAAATGGGCGGTGCAAATAATGGCCTTGTTAATCGAATGTCCACAATGTAAGCGGCGTAACCCCGCAAAAGAGAAAGCCTGTAAGGGTTGTGGTTTCCTCTTGGCGAAGCACAGCGGGCGGATTTGGTGGATTGAGTATTACGATCATGAGCGACGGCTGCGGCGGGAGCGGATCGGCCCCAACAAGGCGGCGGCGGAGCAGCGGTATCGGGAAGTGAGGAGCTTACTGGCTGAGGGGAGGTTTGTCAGGAAATGCCCTGATGCGAAGACCACATTCAAAACCCTGGCTGACTGGTATTTAAACCTCCCGGAAGTTAAGGCCAAGCGGAGTTATAGCCGGGATGAAAGGAGCTTGAAAAAACTTCTCCCGGTTTTTGGCGACAAACTCTTGAAGGATATAACCCCGGCAATGGTCGAGAAATACCGGCAGGATAGGTTATCCGAACTATCTTACCGGGGAAACCCCACAAAACCGGCCACCGTAAACCGGGAAATGGCATTACTGAAAATTATCTTCAACAAGGCTATAGCCAACGAAAAAGCCGAAAAAACTCCCGTTAAAGGCTTGAAGATGCTCAAAGAAAATAATGCCAGGGACCGGGTTTTATCGGAAGCGGAGTATTTAAATTTAATAAATCAATGCCCTGGATACCTCAGGCCGATTGTCAAGGTTGCCTATCATACCGGCATGAGACAGGGGGAAATTCTTTCTTTGACGTGGGGACAGATAGATTTGAAGGAGGGATTTATCACCTTGCGGCCCGAAGATACCAAAACTAACGAAGCCCGGCTAATTCCCCTCAATTCAGAACTTATGGATTTATTTAAGGGCATACCCAGGGGGTTGCCACAGTTGAGGGTCTTCCTGAAAAACGGGAACCCCATAACGTCAATTCGTGAAAGCTTTCAATCGGCTTGTCGAAAAGCAAACATTACCGACTTTACTTTCCACGATCTCCGGCATACTTTCACGACTAACATGAGGCGGGCGGGTATTCATGATTCTGTGATTATGGCAATTACCGGCCACAAGACCACGGCCATGTTTTTGAGATATAACACCGTGGGCAGGGATGAACTCAGGGCCCTGGTGAGGGAGAAAATTTGATTGGTATTCACCTATATATTCACCAAGGATTTGTCAGACAATAAAAGAGGGGTTGGCGAAATTGCTAACCTCTTAATATTCTTGGTGCCTGGGGCCGGATTTGAACCGGCACGGGGATGAACCCCGAGGGATTTTAAGTCCCTTGCGTCTACCCATTCCGCCACCCAGGCAATGCGGTGAGAGCCGCCACCACTGCCCATCATGAGCACGTTAAGCAGCAGCACCTTGGAAAGGAACCGAGCCTGAATCAGGCTCTTTGCGGCGTTATTGTACCCTAGCCTCCCCGGATTGGCAAGGAATTGTTCAGTCCAGGCAGTGGAGATTCCGGGTTTTAGCGGGTGCGGAAAATGAAAAATATGGTCTAAAACCGGAAATTCTTACCGGGCGGTAGCCAAGTTATGAATCATATGTTAATATATAACACTTTTCTATCGTCGGCGAAGAGGTCATAAGTCTGCCGGGGAAAAAGCCGTCGCCAGCGAGAGGTTGACGGATATTTTGTTTGAGGAGATGTGGCATGGAATCCAGGATTAATTTATTGACTCTCCAGATGAATCTGCCCTACTACAACCTGAAGGAGAAGTTGGGTCGTAAGGTAGAGATCGATTGGCAAGCCGAGTGGGAACGTTTTGACGCCAAGCAATTGTTCGATTTTGATCTGGCGACAATCCCCGAATCGCAACTGGAGTCCATGCGAAAACGCCGGGATGTATTGATGGATGGCAACCAGGGAGCGATCTCTATCCTGACCCGGCTGGTCGATGGCTTATGCGGCTATCCGATTACCCCGTCTACGCCAATTGCCGAGACGTTTGCGCGGGCCTCGTCCCAGGGTGCCAGTAATATTTTCGGGCACGAATTGATGTATTTCCAGCCCAGCGATGAATTGTCGGCTATCTCCGCCGTGGAGGCCATGGCCTGTCAGGGGGGGCGTTACGCCGACAACACCTCGTCGCAGGGATTGTTGCTCAAGACCAAAAATCTGTTCTCGGTTGCCGGGAAGCGGCTGCCGGTAGTGATGACGGTGATGGCCCGGGAGGTGAATAAAGGCTCTTTAAGCATTCACTGCGGCCATACGGATT is a window from the Desulfobacca acetoxidans DSM 11109 genome containing:
- a CDS encoding tyrosine-type recombinase/integrase, with the translated sequence MAKHSGRIWWIEYYDHERRLRRERIGPNKAAAEQRYREVRSLLAEGRFVRKCPDAKTTFKTLADWYLNLPEVKAKRSYSRDERSLKKLLPVFGDKLLKDITPAMVEKYRQDRLSELSYRGNPTKPATVNREMALLKIIFNKAIANEKAEKTPVKGLKMLKENNARDRVLSEAEYLNLINQCPGYLRPIVKVAYHTGMRQGEILSLTWGQIDLKEGFITLRPEDTKTNEARLIPLNSELMDLFKGIPRGLPQLRVFLKNGNPITSIRESFQSACRKANITDFTFHDLRHTFTTNMRRAGIHDSVIMAITGHKTTAMFLRYNTVGRDELRALVREKI